In a genomic window of Clavelina lepadiformis chromosome 7, kaClaLepa1.1, whole genome shotgun sequence:
- the LOC143464670 gene encoding ATP-dependent DNA helicase Q1-like isoform X1 produces the protein MLTNLVVAVPLAMTSLEELQVEHKQITKFLGKVQREVESLLAKQEELLERKALLESEIDRHQCSSNERNIADPQWSSEEFEWSDKLRDKLQNVFQIQDYRAKQLEAINATLSDRDVLLIMSTGGGKSLCYQLPAIVSHGLTLVVSPLISLMEDQTISLQKYGIEAVLLNAETPKEVVKGVYQTMTSKAPKIKLLYVTPEKISKSKRFMAQLEKCYKAGNLTRIAIDEVHCTSQWGNDFRPDYKILGILKKQFPKTPILGLTATATSKVVNDIKKMLNIPFALLFKTQLNRSNLFYKVRVKPKTQSETIADMVAVINENFMNKSGIVYCFSRKDCSEVSGSLNKSGIKSAVYHAYLPNDVKSKVHKMWIDGGVQVICATVAFGMGINKPDVRFVIHHSISKSAENYYQESGRAGRDGQHALCLLYFGFSDIFRQSSMVLTERTGLDKLSHMISYCHNLKKCRRNLLAHYFGESWDSVTCNQMCDACQSNATGDVCNLDITEHCRAILDVVKTAESLGDGNRVTGLKVVEGAAGRGKCKTSNKTLKAMDAESVQRIIIYMLLNNYLKEDFHFTPYSTISYLIPGPLSSNLTQANVRIDMPAKGSKNLKEVYSTQPLSEFMQKRTSTTKSSCKKRPRPNLSLSGVGNGATSSVVLDDKPSKLLKRHAPSTSLHVPIVIDDSD, from the exons ATGTTAACAAACCTG GTTGTGGCAGTACCACTTGCGATGACTAGTTTAGAGGAACTGCAAGTGGAACATAAGCAGATTACAAAATTCCTTGGCAAAGTTCAACGTGAAGTTGAAAGTTTGCTCGCAAAGCAAGAGGAGCTACTAGAGCGAAAAGCTTTACTGGAGTCAGAAATTGATCGTCATCAGTGTTCAAGCAATGAACGAAACATTGCTGACCCTCAGTGGTCCTCAGAGGAATTTGAGTGGAGTGACAAGCTACGTGACAAACTGCAAAATGTATTTCAAATACAAGATTATCGTGCAAAGCAGCTTGAAGCCATTAATGCAACTCTAAGTGATCGTGACGTACTTCTTATTATGTCCACAGGTGGTGGGAAAAGTCTGTGCTATCAACTTCCAGCAATAGTATCCCATGGATTAACACTCGTTGTTTCTCCATTAATATCTTTAATGGAAGATCAGACAatttctttacaaaaatatggtatTGAAGCAGTGCTTTTAAATGCAGAAACGCCGAAAGAAGTTGTTAAAGGCGTTTATCAAACGATGACATCTAAAGCACCAAAGATTAAACTACTCTATGTAACTCCAGAAAAAATCTCTAAGAGCAAACGCTTTATGGCTCAACTTGAAAAGTGTTACAAAGCAGGAAATTTAACAAGAATCGCCATTGATGAGGTTCACTGTACAAGTCAATGGGGAAATGACTTTCGACCAGATTATAAAATCCTGGGTATTCTGAAAAAGCAGTTTCCGAAAACACCTATTTTGGGCCTGACTGCTACTGCTACTTCAAAGGTGGTGAATGACATTAAGAAGATGTTAAATATTCCATTtgcattgttgtttaaaacCCAACTGAATCGAAGCAACCTCTTCTATAAAGTTCGTGTGAAGCCAAAAACTCAAAGTGAAACCATCGCTGATATGGTCGCTGtcataaatgaaaattttatgaatAAGTCTGGTATAGTATACTGTTTTTCACGTAAAGACTGCTCTGAGGTCAGTGGCAGTCTAAACAAGTCTGGTATCAAATCAGCAGTCTATCATGCTTATTTGCCAAATGATGTCAAATCTAAGGTTCACAAAATGTGGATTGACGGCGGTGTACAAGTGATATGTGCCACCGTTGCATTTGGCATGGGTATAAACAAACCAGACGTTCGTTTTGTAATTCATCACTCAATAAGCAAGAGTGCAGAAAACTACTATCAAGAATCAGGCAGAGCTGGCCGAGATGGTCAGCATGCTCTATGTCTTTTGTATTTTGGATTTTCCGACATCTTTCGACAAAGTTCCATGGTTTTAACTGAAAGGACTGGCCTGGATAAGTTAAGTCACATGATAAGCTATTGTCACAATCTTAAGAAATGTCGGCGTAACTTGCTAGCACATTACTTTGGCGAATCATGGGATTCAGTAACTTGCAATCAAATGTGTGATGCTTGCCAGAGCAATGCTACAGGTGATGTTTGTAATCTGGACATCACTGAACACTGCCGTGCAATTTTAGATGTTGTAAAGACAGCGGAAAGCTTAGGTGATGGAAATCGTGTAACAGGATTGAAAGTTGTTGAGGGTGCTGCTGGACGTGGGAAATGTAAAACTTCTAACAAAACCTTAAAAGCTATGGATGCTGAATCTGTTCAAagaattattatttacatgttgttaaataattatttgaaaGAGGACTtccattttacaccatattcAACCATAAGTTACTTGATACCTGGCCCTTTATCGTCAAACTTGACACAGGCCAATGTTCGGATAGATATGCCAGCAAAAGGCTCTAAAAATTTAAAGGAAGTATACAGCACTCAGCCATTATCAGAATTCATGCAAAAACGAACATCAACAACTAAAAGCTCTTGTAAAAAACGACCCAGACCAAATCTTTCTTTGTCTGGTGTTGGAAATGGGGCAACATCATCTGTTGTATTAGATGATAAACCTTCGAAATTATTAAAAAGGCATGCTCCAAGTACAAGCTTACATGTGCCGATTGTTATAGATGACAGTGATTGA
- the LOC143464671 gene encoding membrane progestin receptor gamma-like, whose protein sequence is MIKYAAAIELLASSKPGCENQNGDKRVNALQRLKLSYNRWVASYNYKCCDEVDDVLKRPFINTGYRHERASFIYYLKSILTPNNESVNVWTHFLPFLYFVYRIYNFMRSEDDPFAVLNYPYYVHGIGVCAVLLISTIAHTFCSCSAICSKSCFGADYAAIYCYGISCLIPFEFYLCPMSHNCQGPTAVNYLTFMCIFSLLATFATLFSDYSSRSPIPGFRTVTYVFGIGTVYTPCVVRYFIYSFEHTHPSYFIGHDYSLTFLLSTLCLIIAAFFYTQRLPERWYTGKFDIIGHSHNLFHMLSALAMYMQNVLLANVLEDVKQGIKDGYFSEEHFNISWQATLGAYILLLVSTNLVVGVYAIVLRKDRSKAKCK, encoded by the exons ATGATAAAATACGCTGCAGCTATTGAGCTTTTGGCAAGTTCCAAACCTGGATGTGAAAATCAAAACGGTGACAAAAGAGTCAATGCTCTCCAGAGACTGAA GTTGTCATACAACCGATGGGTTGCTAGTTATAATTACAAGTGCTGCGATGAAGTAGATGATGTCTTGAAGAGACCATTCATTAATACAGGTTACAGGCACGAAAGGGCGTCGTTCATTTATTACCTAAAAAG TATTCTCACACCAAATAATGAAAGTGTAAATGTCTGGACACACTTTCTACCATTTCTTTACTTCGTTTACCGAATTTACAACTTCATGCGTAGTGAAGATGATCCATTTGCCGTTTTGAACTATCCTTATTATGTCCATGGAATAG GTGTATGTGCAGTCTTATTAATCAGCACGATTGCCCATACGTTTTGTTCTTGTTCGGCAATTTGTTCAAAGTCCTGTTTCGGAGCTGACTATGCAGCTATTTATTGCTACGGGATATCCTGCTTGATACCTTTCGAATTCTACCTATGTCCAATGAGTCATAATTGTCAAG GCCCAACTGCGGTTAATTACTTAACTTTTATGTGTATTTTCTCTCTGCTGGCAACCTTTGCAACACTCTTTTCCGATTACTCAAGTCGTTCCCCGATTCCCGGTTTTCGAACGGTCACTTACGTCTTTGGGATCGGCACTGTATATACGCCTTGCGTAGTCAG atattttatttattcctTTGAGCATACTCACCCCAGTTATTTCATTGGACACGATTACTCTCTCACCTTCCTTCTTTCAACCTTATGTTTGATAATAGCAGCTTTCTTTTATACACAAAGATTGCCAGAACGTTGGTATACAG GCAAGTTCGACATTATTGGACATTCCCATAATCTCTTTCACATGCTTTCGGCATTAGCGATGTACATGCAAAATGTCTTACTTGCCAATGTACTGGAAGATGTCAAGCAAGGCATCAAAGATGG GTACTTCAGTGAAGAACATTTTAACATATCTTGGCAAGCAACACTGGGCGCTTACATTCTTCTACTGGTGAGCACAAACTTGGTGGTTGGGGTTTATGCAATCGTTCTGAGAAAAGATCGCAGCAAAGCGAAGTGTAAATGA
- the LOC143464670 gene encoding ATP-dependent DNA helicase Q1-like isoform X2 encodes MTSLEELQVEHKQITKFLGKVQREVESLLAKQEELLERKALLESEIDRHQCSSNERNIADPQWSSEEFEWSDKLRDKLQNVFQIQDYRAKQLEAINATLSDRDVLLIMSTGGGKSLCYQLPAIVSHGLTLVVSPLISLMEDQTISLQKYGIEAVLLNAETPKEVVKGVYQTMTSKAPKIKLLYVTPEKISKSKRFMAQLEKCYKAGNLTRIAIDEVHCTSQWGNDFRPDYKILGILKKQFPKTPILGLTATATSKVVNDIKKMLNIPFALLFKTQLNRSNLFYKVRVKPKTQSETIADMVAVINENFMNKSGIVYCFSRKDCSEVSGSLNKSGIKSAVYHAYLPNDVKSKVHKMWIDGGVQVICATVAFGMGINKPDVRFVIHHSISKSAENYYQESGRAGRDGQHALCLLYFGFSDIFRQSSMVLTERTGLDKLSHMISYCHNLKKCRRNLLAHYFGESWDSVTCNQMCDACQSNATGDVCNLDITEHCRAILDVVKTAESLGDGNRVTGLKVVEGAAGRGKCKTSNKTLKAMDAESVQRIIIYMLLNNYLKEDFHFTPYSTISYLIPGPLSSNLTQANVRIDMPAKGSKNLKEVYSTQPLSEFMQKRTSTTKSSCKKRPRPNLSLSGVGNGATSSVVLDDKPSKLLKRHAPSTSLHVPIVIDDSD; translated from the coding sequence ATGACTAGTTTAGAGGAACTGCAAGTGGAACATAAGCAGATTACAAAATTCCTTGGCAAAGTTCAACGTGAAGTTGAAAGTTTGCTCGCAAAGCAAGAGGAGCTACTAGAGCGAAAAGCTTTACTGGAGTCAGAAATTGATCGTCATCAGTGTTCAAGCAATGAACGAAACATTGCTGACCCTCAGTGGTCCTCAGAGGAATTTGAGTGGAGTGACAAGCTACGTGACAAACTGCAAAATGTATTTCAAATACAAGATTATCGTGCAAAGCAGCTTGAAGCCATTAATGCAACTCTAAGTGATCGTGACGTACTTCTTATTATGTCCACAGGTGGTGGGAAAAGTCTGTGCTATCAACTTCCAGCAATAGTATCCCATGGATTAACACTCGTTGTTTCTCCATTAATATCTTTAATGGAAGATCAGACAatttctttacaaaaatatggtatTGAAGCAGTGCTTTTAAATGCAGAAACGCCGAAAGAAGTTGTTAAAGGCGTTTATCAAACGATGACATCTAAAGCACCAAAGATTAAACTACTCTATGTAACTCCAGAAAAAATCTCTAAGAGCAAACGCTTTATGGCTCAACTTGAAAAGTGTTACAAAGCAGGAAATTTAACAAGAATCGCCATTGATGAGGTTCACTGTACAAGTCAATGGGGAAATGACTTTCGACCAGATTATAAAATCCTGGGTATTCTGAAAAAGCAGTTTCCGAAAACACCTATTTTGGGCCTGACTGCTACTGCTACTTCAAAGGTGGTGAATGACATTAAGAAGATGTTAAATATTCCATTtgcattgttgtttaaaacCCAACTGAATCGAAGCAACCTCTTCTATAAAGTTCGTGTGAAGCCAAAAACTCAAAGTGAAACCATCGCTGATATGGTCGCTGtcataaatgaaaattttatgaatAAGTCTGGTATAGTATACTGTTTTTCACGTAAAGACTGCTCTGAGGTCAGTGGCAGTCTAAACAAGTCTGGTATCAAATCAGCAGTCTATCATGCTTATTTGCCAAATGATGTCAAATCTAAGGTTCACAAAATGTGGATTGACGGCGGTGTACAAGTGATATGTGCCACCGTTGCATTTGGCATGGGTATAAACAAACCAGACGTTCGTTTTGTAATTCATCACTCAATAAGCAAGAGTGCAGAAAACTACTATCAAGAATCAGGCAGAGCTGGCCGAGATGGTCAGCATGCTCTATGTCTTTTGTATTTTGGATTTTCCGACATCTTTCGACAAAGTTCCATGGTTTTAACTGAAAGGACTGGCCTGGATAAGTTAAGTCACATGATAAGCTATTGTCACAATCTTAAGAAATGTCGGCGTAACTTGCTAGCACATTACTTTGGCGAATCATGGGATTCAGTAACTTGCAATCAAATGTGTGATGCTTGCCAGAGCAATGCTACAGGTGATGTTTGTAATCTGGACATCACTGAACACTGCCGTGCAATTTTAGATGTTGTAAAGACAGCGGAAAGCTTAGGTGATGGAAATCGTGTAACAGGATTGAAAGTTGTTGAGGGTGCTGCTGGACGTGGGAAATGTAAAACTTCTAACAAAACCTTAAAAGCTATGGATGCTGAATCTGTTCAAagaattattatttacatgttgttaaataattatttgaaaGAGGACTtccattttacaccatattcAACCATAAGTTACTTGATACCTGGCCCTTTATCGTCAAACTTGACACAGGCCAATGTTCGGATAGATATGCCAGCAAAAGGCTCTAAAAATTTAAAGGAAGTATACAGCACTCAGCCATTATCAGAATTCATGCAAAAACGAACATCAACAACTAAAAGCTCTTGTAAAAAACGACCCAGACCAAATCTTTCTTTGTCTGGTGTTGGAAATGGGGCAACATCATCTGTTGTATTAGATGATAAACCTTCGAAATTATTAAAAAGGCATGCTCCAAGTACAAGCTTACATGTGCCGATTGTTATAGATGACAGTGATTGA